One window from the genome of Verrucomicrobiia bacterium encodes:
- a CDS encoding transposase, which produces MNDLFLAPINPLVLNSPSTRPCPEFSDLDFVRMGIQRVLETSPSGRGFLQEHGTRFAHTPSHTNYFDTLRSARRGQLLDTVHDGLAEALDPRLVDRLAHIPELALYECFACDGHWHRAATHDPRHDGAKMAVGHFYSLNLRRDSLRHLATAEGLHEHDMSALKRVKPRGLRQGVVRGRRVLVVYDKAGINLRFWKRCRQESAVYFLSLVKEDMVYDWLSDRDWDREDSRNHGVQSDRRVMTREGVELRIVVYINPVDGERFEFLTNEPDLPPGVIAELYRRRWEIEKVFDEIKNKLCERKAWGTSLETRTAQARLIAITHNLLLAYEQHLERKHDVQNRPEDQRRTRRTTEAQAQALKAGRPLTTLVGASRRATQCCVKFIRWLRAVLRDGLTEDVAVGRLQALYASP; this is translated from the coding sequence GTGAACGACCTCTTCCTTGCACCCATCAATCCCCTGGTGCTCAACAGCCCTTCGACCCGTCCCTGCCCGGAGTTCTCCGATCTGGACTTCGTCCGCATGGGCATCCAGCGGGTGCTGGAGACCTCACCCAGCGGGCGAGGGTTTCTCCAGGAACACGGAACGCGCTTCGCGCACACCCCCTCCCACACCAATTACTTCGACACCTTGCGCAGCGCGCGCCGCGGCCAACTGCTGGACACGGTGCACGACGGACTGGCTGAGGCTTTGGACCCGCGCTTGGTGGATCGCCTGGCCCACATCCCGGAACTGGCCCTCTACGAATGCTTCGCCTGCGACGGACACTGGCATCGGGCGGCGACGCATGATCCACGCCATGACGGCGCCAAGATGGCGGTGGGCCACTTCTACAGCCTGAACCTGCGCCGCGACAGCCTGCGACATCTGGCCACCGCTGAAGGTCTGCACGAGCACGACATGAGTGCGCTCAAGCGGGTCAAACCCCGCGGACTGCGCCAGGGCGTTGTCCGGGGGCGACGGGTCCTGGTGGTGTACGACAAGGCGGGGATCAACCTCCGGTTTTGGAAGCGCTGCCGCCAGGAGAGCGCCGTATACTTCCTGAGCCTAGTGAAGGAGGACATGGTGTATGACTGGCTCAGTGATCGGGACTGGGACCGGGAGGATTCGCGCAATCACGGCGTCCAGTCGGATCGCCGGGTGATGACACGCGAGGGCGTTGAGTTGCGCATCGTGGTGTACATCAATCCGGTGGACGGGGAGCGCTTCGAGTTCCTGACCAATGAACCGGATCTGCCCCCGGGGGTGATCGCCGAGCTGTACCGTCGCCGCTGGGAGATCGAGAAGGTGTTTGATGAGATCAAGAACAAGCTCTGCGAGCGCAAGGCTTGGGGCACCAGCTTGGAGACGCGGACCGCTCAGGCCCGCCTGATCGCCATCACCCACAACCTGCTCCTGGCCTACGAGCAGCATCTGGAGCGCAAACATGATGTCCAGAACCGGCCGGAAGATCAGCGCCGGACTCGGCGGACGACTGAGGCCCAGGCGCAAGCCCTCAAGGCGGGACGGCCACTGACAACGCTCGTTGGCGCCTCGCGCAGGGCCACCCAGTGCTGCGTGAAGTTCATCCGATGGCTTCGCGCAGTCCTGCGCGACGGACTCACGGAAGACGTCGCCGTGGGCCGCCTTCAGGCCCTATATGCCTCCCCGTGA
- a CDS encoding DDE-type integrase/transposase/recombinase: MDLLASWTHCARADVVMAAGALPASCAAGGSPGAKRGCYRVRTTDSNHDHPIAPNRLAEAPSPCGPNQIWVADIPFIPTGEGWLYLAGILDLHSRKVVGWTMGHSIDSALVLSALSMSLLQRGPAAGLLFHSDRGIRYACGGFRAALADAGLVQSLTRAADRSRNDADRLCSPPC; this comes from the coding sequence ATGGATCTCCTTGCGTCGTGGACGCACTGCGCTCGCGCGGACGTCGTCATGGCCGCAGGCGCATTGCCCGCCTCATGCGCAGCTGGGGGCTCTCCGGGCGCCAAGAGGGGCTGCTACCGCGTCCGAACCACCGACAGCAACCACGACCACCCCATCGCGCCCAACCGTCTGGCGGAAGCTCCCAGCCCCTGCGGGCCCAACCAGATCTGGGTCGCCGACATCCCCTTCATCCCCACCGGTGAAGGCTGGCTCTACCTTGCCGGTATCCTCGACCTCCACAGCCGCAAGGTCGTTGGCTGGACCATGGGCCACAGTATCGACTCGGCCCTGGTGCTTTCGGCCCTCTCCATGTCCCTCCTTCAACGCGGCCCCGCCGCCGGGCTGCTGTTCCACTCGGATCGTGGCATCCGGTATGCCTGCGGAGGGTTTCGCGCAGCTCTGGCAGACGCCGGCCTGGTCCAATCCCTGACACGCGCCGCCGACCGCAGCCGCAACGACGCAGACCGTCTGTGTTCCCCTCCCTGCTGA
- a CDS encoding SUMF1/EgtB/PvdO family nonheme iron enzyme, translated as MLFCIWATRIKDYAAYARANPGADASWKNPSFQNVAVTPTDDCPVVNVSWEDARRFCEWLTRLEHRDGRLSPQQHYRLPTDLEWSRAVGLPAERGSNPKERDKKNGGVYPWGSQWPPPAGAGNYADQSTKTQFNDLAVIDSYRDGFATTAPVGSFAGNPLGLFDLGGNVWEWCDDWYDGEQKWRVLRGGSLFNSDPRFLLSLYRNNNIGFRVVLVSARKVSEPWSGVMWRGNSVLRRQCQEGSPNPVIRAPPIGEKTRRRPWPVGKSAQGAPLKVTACNRGPAVPSSRQALKAPAGGCPYDVPTVAASRRSCVRLRQCGRSRIRAAAG; from the coding sequence GTGTTGTTCTGCATTTGGGCAACCCGGATCAAGGACTACGCCGCGTACGCCCGGGCCAATCCCGGTGCGGATGCCTCCTGGAAGAATCCTTCCTTCCAGAATGTGGCGGTCACCCCGACCGACGATTGCCCGGTCGTCAACGTGAGTTGGGAAGACGCCAGGAGATTCTGCGAGTGGCTGACCCGCTTGGAGCATCGCGACGGCCGCCTCTCGCCCCAACAGCACTACCGCCTGCCAACGGACCTGGAATGGAGCCGCGCCGTGGGGTTGCCCGCCGAACGCGGCAGCAATCCCAAGGAGCGGGACAAAAAAAACGGGGGTGTCTACCCGTGGGGATCCCAGTGGCCCCCACCAGCGGGTGCGGGCAACTATGCGGATCAATCCACCAAAACCCAATTCAACGACCTGGCAGTCATTGACAGCTATCGAGATGGCTTTGCGACAACGGCGCCCGTCGGGAGTTTTGCCGGCAATCCGTTGGGGCTGTTTGATCTGGGCGGCAACGTGTGGGAGTGGTGCGATGATTGGTATGACGGCGAGCAAAAGTGGCGCGTGTTGCGGGGCGGGTCGTTGTTCAATAGTGATCCACGCTTTCTGCTCTCGTTGTATCGCAACAACAACATCGGGTTTCGTGTGGTGTTGGTGTCGGCGCGCAAGGTATCCGAGCCGTGGTCGGGCGTGATGTGGCGTGGGAATTCTGTCCTGCGCCGCCAGTGCCAAGAGGGATCACCTAACCCCGTCATCCGCGCCCCGCCGATCGGGGAAAAGACGCGGCGCAGGCCGTGGCCGGTAGGAAAGAGTGCCCAAGGCGCTCCACTGAAAGTCACGGCCTGCAATCGCGGACCTGCCGTGCCTTCCAGCCGGCAGGCACTCAAGGCGCCGGCTGGGGGGTGCCCGTACGACGTTCCAACTGTCGCAGCCAGCCGCCGGTCATGCGTCCGGCTTCGTCAATGCGGGCGATCACGAATACGAGCTGCTGCTGGCTGA